The following coding sequences lie in one Gadus macrocephalus chromosome 1, ASM3116895v1 genomic window:
- the LOC132459106 gene encoding RING finger protein 223, producing the protein MDQPQQVWSTQLDPGPGEAGPSGGDGDSRASVCSQPECSICFNTYDNVFKTPKMLDCTHTFCLECLSRLMAVTGAPDQGQGAGGGADGSAGPAPGAGQLSCPFCRQHTTLSELGPPALATSREVLCKLPRHQQHEEPVWLEGEKLCYKSPDPDAGSAQSAGRGPSSSFCICIDIGANKAAEAAAGQRRRSPGVFERLNDWKRLLVFVLLALALVVVLLWPLQCILTTGNMHCKTDKHVGGDTPSPTPPPALALSSFGYTTAASHR; encoded by the coding sequence ATGGACCAGCCACAGCAGGTGTGGAGCACCCAGCTGGACCCGGGCCCCGGCGAGGCGGGCCCCAGCGGGGGCGACGGCGACAGTCGCGCCTCGGTGTGCAGCCAGCCTGAGTGCTCCATCTGCTTCAACACCTACGACAACGTGTTCAAGACCCCCAAGATGCTGGACTGCACCCACACCTTCTGCCTGGAGTGCCTCTCCCGCCTCATGGCCGTGACGGGCGCCCCCGACCAGGGCCAGggcgccgggggcggggccgacgggagcgccggccccgcccccggcgccGGGCAGCTCTCGTGCCCCTTCTGCCGCCAGCACACCACGCTGTCGGAGCTGGGGCCCCCGGCGCTGGCCACCAGCAGGGAGGTGCTGTGCAAGCTGCCGCGCCACCAGCAGCACGAGGAGCCCGTGTGGCTGGAGGGCGAGAAGCTGTGCTACAAGAGCCCGGACCCGGACGCCGGCAGCGCCCAGAGCGCCGGCCgcggcccctcctcctccttctgcatcTGCATCGACATCGGCGCCAACAAGGCGGccgaggcggcggcgggccAGCGGCGGCGGAGCCCGGGGGTGTTCGAGCGCCTGAACGACTGGAAACGGCTGCTGGTGTTCGTGCTGCTGGCGttggcgctggtggtggtgctgctgtggcCCCTGCAGTGCATCCTCACCACCGGCAACATGCACTGCAAGACCGACAAGCACGTAGGCGGCGacacccccagccccaccccccccccagccctggccCTCAGCTCCTTCGGCTACACGACCGCCGCGTCCCACCGCTGA
- the LOC132459081 gene encoding proline-rich protein 36-like isoform X1, with the protein MEGGRWCWVERDGGCGECVCVCVCGGGGFGRSGGCPLHHHHHHHHHHHHHHHHHHHYHHPSTHPSTHRPREARELRSCHDLFEVPCQRTDRRPSKHPLSPTHTQSVKEPRPLPQADVPRGARTKGWIVLRSLDVYMSTLQDVSTPLVSFSPLLSPLPLSLPSPLSPLPLSLSPLPLLSLHSLSSLSSPSPLSPSIPLSTSLSFFPLRLSSPSLLPSLFLFPLTSPSLLPHSLSPSLLPFSLSPLPLSSLSFPSPSLLLCLSSPPLLLSLSLSSSVFFHSLDFDLSFVASSWDNVNDKLLTA; encoded by the exons atggagggaggaaggtggtgctgggtggAGCGAGACGGAGgctgtggtgagtgtgtgtgtgtgtgtgtgtgtggggggggggggtttggacgTTCTGGTGGatgccccctccaccaccaccaccaccaccaccaccaccaccaccaccaccaccaccaccaccaccactaccaccacccgtccacccacccctccacccaccgACCAAGGGAGGCCAGGGAG CTCCGCAGCTGCCATGACCTTTTTGAAGTGCCTTGTCAACGGACAGATCGGCGACCCTCGAAACATCCTCTatccccaacacacactcagtcgGTGAaagagccccgcccccttcctcAGGCAGATGTTCCTCGCGGCGCCCGGACAAAGGGATGGATTGTACTCCGGTCTCTAGATGTCTACATGTCTACTCTACAAGATGTTTCTACCCCCCTCGTCTCGTTCtcgcccctcctctctccactccctctctccctcccctctcctctctctcctctccctctctccctctctccactccctctcctctctctccactccctctcctctctctcctctccctctcctctctctccttctatcccTCTGTCCActtccctctccttcttccctctccgtctctcctctccctctctccttccctccctcttcctctttcctcttacctctccctctctccttccccactccctatctccatctctgctccctttctccctctctccactccctctctcatctctctccttcccctctccttctctccttctttgcctctcctctccccctctccttctctccctctctttatcttcctcagttttttttcattctcTCGACTTTGACCTTTCTTTTGTTGCCTCCAGCTGGGACAATGTGAATGACAAGCTGTTGACAGCATAG